The genomic interval TTCATGGGCAAACGCATTGGCCCCTACAATCGCTTTATTCGGTTGCACAGGAAATCCTGTCACCGAAGAAACTAATTTAGAGCAGGTAACTATTTCAGTGGTATTCAAACGAGTATCACACTCAAAAATATCTTGGCGGGTACGAACGGCCATAACAACTTCTTCTAAGGACGCATTCCCTGCACGTTCACCTAACCCATTAATCGTACATTCAACTTGTCGCGCTCCATTCATAACCGCCGCCAATGAATTAGCAACCGCCAATCCTAAATCATTATGACAATGGACTGAAAAAATAGCCTTATCAGAATTAGGAATACGTTGTCTTAAGTTGGCAATCGTCGCCCCAAATTGTTGAGGAATACTGTAACCTACGGTATCAGGGATATTTAACGTGGTTGCCCCTGCATCAATCACCGCTTCCAAAATTCGACATAAAAAATCTTCATCGGAACGCCCTGCATCTTCAGGTGAAAATTCAACATTATCGGTATATTTTCGAGCGCGTTTTACGGCTTTAACCGCATGTTCAATAACTTGCTCAGGTTGCATTTTTAACTTCAATTGCATGTGAATGGGGGAAGTTGCAATGAAGGTATGAATACGCGAGCTGGCGGCTGATTTTATAGCCTCGCCTGCACGGTCTATATCTTTATTTAAAGCCCGTGCCAAGGCACAAACGGTACTATTTTTAATTACGTTGGCAACAGCTTTTACCGCTTCAAAATCGCCGATACTTGCAGCAGGAAAGCCCGCTTCAATAATATCAACGTTTAAACGTTCTAATGCTTTAGCAATGCGAATTTTTTCATCGCGCGTCATGGATGCACCCGGGCTTTGCTCGCCATCGCGCAAAGTGGTATCAAATATAATTAATTTATCTTTCATGATGTCTCCGTTCATGAAATAGCCTCAACTTAATGATTAAGTTGATAAAAAGGGTAGGATGAGTTTATTTGTGGAAAGGTTAAAGAGTATGCCCTAAGGCAGTAGCTTTAAACTTGCATAAGCACGCGCACAAAAACGAGTCATAGTGACTAATTTTTTAGAAAAATTGGATGCGGTCGATGGATGAGGATTCATGCGTCAAAACTATACGCGTTTGTTTCCATTCACTCAAGTTATTTTATTTTTTTTTGTAATCGTTTTTGTCGTAAGGTAACCAACGTAATCACAGGCCCTGAAATTGCATAGGCTAAAAAAAGTAAAAATAGCATGGCTGGGGGTTGTATCATAATAAAAGCTAAACTCAGCATAACAACAATGGTGGCCACAAAAGGGACGCGCCCCTTGAAATCTATTTCTTTAAAACTAGAGTATCGAAAATTACTCACCATTAATAATCCTGTACTAATCGTCAGTATTAAGGCAATAAATTTTAACGATTCAATATCATAGTTATATTCAACACAAATCCATAAAAAACCTGCGAGAATGGCCGCTGCTGCGGGACTGGGTAAGCCTTGAAAATAACGTTTGTCGGCTGTTTCAGCTTGGGTGTTAAAGCGGGCAAGTCGTAAAGCTCCCCCTGCGGTATGGACAAAGGCGGCAAATAAGCCTAATTTTCCAAGTGATGAAAAAGCCCATAAATACATCACTAAACCAGGCGCAACCCCAAAAGAAACCATGTCCGATAGACTGTCATATTGCACCCCAAATTCACTTTGTGTGTGGGTCATTCGTGCGACTCGACCATCTAAACCATCTAAAATCATGGCGACAAAAATTGCAATCGCAGCGGCTTCAAAATTTTCATTAATCGCCGAGGTAATGGCATAAAAACCAGAAAACATGGCCCCCGTGGTAAATAAATTGGGTAATAAATAAATACCTCGATGACGCGGTAATTTAGTTTGGTTCATAATAGATTCAACCTTAGTGTGTAAGCCGTTTATGTTTATTTAAAGGGGACTAAGACAAGCTAGTATTCCTTTTTCTTGCTATAGTTTAGCATTCTACAATTAAAGATGTTAGCTGAAAACTCATGAGAAAAATAATGCAAATTAAATTCATTTTTATCATCTTTATTGGTTTGTGGGCAAAATTCATACATGCAGAGAATACAGTGATTCGTCCTCAATTAGCCCCAGGTTATGGTATTTTAGAATTTACCGCGCCTAAAGTAGGCAGCTATCAGTTAAATAAATTAGGAAAAGCCCATAATGGTCGTGTTTTAACGACTCAAAAACAATCTAAAGAACTTTTCGATTTTA from Methylococcales bacterium carries:
- a CDS encoding 2-isopropylmalate synthase: MKDKLIIFDTTLRDGEQSPGASMTRDEKIRIAKALERLNVDIIEAGFPAASIGDFEAVKAVANVIKNSTVCALARALNKDIDRAGEAIKSAASSRIHTFIATSPIHMQLKLKMQPEQVIEHAVKAVKRARKYTDNVEFSPEDAGRSDEDFLCRILEAVIDAGATTLNIPDTVGYSIPQQFGATIANLRQRIPNSDKAIFSVHCHNDLGLAVANSLAAVMNGARQVECTINGLGERAGNASLEEVVMAVRTRQDIFECDTRLNTTEIVTCSKLVSSVTGFPVQPNKAIVGANAFAHEAGIHQDGVLKNPETYEIMKAEAVGWATNRMVLGKHSGRNAFKSRMTSLGFEFQSEQELNETFFRFKQLADKKHEIFDEDLQALISEVATHAEAEKIELVSLQVQSETGEVPKAHVTLRIDNEEVSGNAEGSGVVDASLKAIEAIVQTQATLELYSVSNITSGTDAQGEVTIRLDKGGRIVNGSGADTDIVIASAKAYINAVNRLQIPDERRHPQGNV
- the pssA gene encoding CDP-diacylglycerol--serine O-phosphatidyltransferase, which codes for MNQTKLPRHRGIYLLPNLFTTGAMFSGFYAITSAINENFEAAAIAIFVAMILDGLDGRVARMTHTQSEFGVQYDSLSDMVSFGVAPGLVMYLWAFSSLGKLGLFAAFVHTAGGALRLARFNTQAETADKRYFQGLPSPAAAAILAGFLWICVEYNYDIESLKFIALILTISTGLLMVSNFRYSSFKEIDFKGRVPFVATIVVMLSLAFIMIQPPAMLFLLFLAYAISGPVITLVTLRQKRLQKKIK